The following coding sequences lie in one Psychrobacter arenosus genomic window:
- a CDS encoding DNA/RNA non-specific endonuclease encodes MSGLFLIMTFMVMPLAHAIEFYDCKDSFYGGTPPDYLKAALTKDAYPLCFDGFATMYSGATRTGMWSATHLTRKRLAQADTVARDNTFHEESRIPDSKRATLKDYSGSGYDRGHIAPSADMATVSQQYDSFSLANMAPQSPRNNRYIWRMAEAATQALTKQYGEVYVVTGVAFTGKKLKKIGSGVLVPSDFFKAVYIPAIGQAGVYYAPNDESERIEIISIDELALRTGIDVMPAINPTAKSQALDLPLRASEVTGEALPDPVEEQEQPWWLVLIADIIYWLIEQLRQ; translated from the coding sequence ATGAGCGGGTTGTTCCTAATCATGACCTTTATGGTTATGCCGCTGGCTCATGCTATAGAATTTTATGACTGTAAAGATTCATTTTATGGAGGAACGCCGCCGGACTATTTAAAGGCGGCTTTGACCAAAGATGCTTATCCTCTATGTTTCGATGGCTTTGCGACTATGTATTCGGGCGCCACACGGACAGGTATGTGGTCTGCTACCCATTTAACCCGCAAACGCTTGGCGCAAGCCGATACGGTGGCTAGAGACAATACCTTTCATGAAGAAAGTCGCATACCTGACTCTAAGCGCGCGACCTTAAAAGACTATTCAGGCTCAGGCTACGATCGTGGCCATATTGCCCCTAGTGCCGATATGGCGACGGTGAGCCAGCAGTATGATAGTTTTAGTCTGGCTAATATGGCGCCGCAATCACCGCGTAATAACCGCTATATTTGGCGTATGGCAGAAGCGGCGACCCAAGCTTTGACCAAGCAGTATGGTGAGGTCTATGTGGTCACTGGGGTTGCTTTTACGGGTAAAAAATTAAAAAAGATTGGCTCAGGGGTATTGGTCCCAAGCGATTTCTTTAAAGCCGTTTATATTCCTGCGATTGGGCAGGCGGGGGTCTATTACGCGCCCAATGACGAGTCAGAGCGTATTGAAATTATTAGTATTGATGAGTTGGCGTTACGGACGGGTATAGATGTGATGCCGGCTATTAACCCAACTGCCAAATCACAAGCGCTAGATTTGCCGCTTCGAGCTAGCGAAGTGACTGGAGAGGCTTTGCCAGATCCGGTAGAGGAGCAGGAGCAGCCGTGGTGGTTGGTGTTAATCGCTGATATTATTTATTGGCTTATTGAGCAATTGCGTCAATAG
- a CDS encoding DUF2147 domain-containing protein, with product MKLFAKTAIAVAGIGIASMAMAADPIVGTWQTFDDDGKTPKGVVKITESGGVFTGKLISTVKPEGKKHVGTTVITGLKADGGNKYSGGSITDPVKGKTYRMTSEVSGSTMKLKGYVGPFSRSQTWKKQ from the coding sequence ATGAAATTATTCGCTAAAACTGCAATCGCAGTAGCTGGTATCGGTATTGCAAGCATGGCTATGGCCGCAGACCCAATCGTCGGCACTTGGCAGACTTTTGATGACGATGGCAAAACGCCAAAAGGTGTAGTAAAAATCACTGAGTCAGGCGGTGTTTTCACGGGTAAGCTAATTAGCACTGTGAAGCCTGAAGGCAAAAAGCATGTTGGTACTACTGTTATCACAGGCCTAAAAGCGGATGGCGGCAACAAATATAGTGGTGGTAGCATCACTGATCCAGTTAAAGGTAAGACTTACCGTATGACTTCTGAAGTTAGCGGCAGCACTATGAAACTTAAAGGATATGTGGGTCCGTTCTCACGTAGCCAAACTTGGAAAAAACAATAA